From the genome of Canis lupus baileyi chromosome 32, mCanLup2.hap1, whole genome shotgun sequence, one region includes:
- the BNIP2 gene encoding BCL2/adenovirus E1B 19 kDa protein-interacting protein 2 isoform X9, with amino-acid sequence MEGVELKEEWQDEDFPIPLPEDDGMEADILAVTGPESQPEVNGNKVRKKLMAPDISLTLDPSDGSVLSDDLDESGEIDLDGLDTPSENSNEFEWEDDLPKPKTTEIIRKGSITEYTAAEEKEDGRRWRMFRIGEQDHRVDMKAIEPYKKVISHGGYYGDGLNAIVVFAVCFMPESGQPNYRYLMDNLFKYVIGTLELLVAENYMIVYLNGATTRRKMPSLGWLRKCYQQIDRRVDQELNGKQDEPKSEHIAGSSTVLPRTHFRLRCGCPGIPNRVPNSG; translated from the exons ATGGAAGGTGTGGAACTTAAAGAAGAATGGCAAGATGAAGATTTTCCAAT ACCTTTACCAGAGGATGATGGTATGGAAGCAGATATTTTAGCTGTAACTGGACCAGAGAGCCAGCCTG AAGTTAATGGAAATAAAGTCAGAAAGAAACTCATGGCTCCAGACATTAGCCTGACCCTGGATCCTAGCGATGGCTCTGTGCTGTCAGATGATTTGGATGAAAGTGGGGAGATTGACTTAGATGGCTTAGACACACCATCGGAGAACAGTAATGAATTTGAGTGGGAAG atGATCTTCCAAAACCCAAAACTACTGAAATTATTAGGAAAGGCTCAATTACTGAATACACAGcagcagaggaaaaagaagatggacGACGCTGGCGTATGTTCAGAATTGGAGAACAGGACCACAGGGTTGATATGAAGGCAATTGAACCCTATAAAAAAGTTATCAGCCATGGAG gataTTATGGGGATGGATTAAATGCCATTGTTGTGTTTGCTGTCTGTTTTATGCCTGAAAGTGGTCAACCTAACTATAGATACCTGATGGACAATCTCTTTAA GTATGTTATTGGCACTTTGGAGCTGTTAGTAGCAGAAAACTACATGATAGTTTATTTAAATGGTGCTACAACTCGAAGAAAAATGCCCAGCCTGGGATGGCTGAGGAAATGCTATCAGCAAATTGATAGAAG AGTTGATCAAGAGCTTAATGGAAAACAAGATGAACCGAAAAGTGAACA TATTGCAGGGTCTTCAACAGTACTACCCCGAACGCACTTCAGGCTGCGATGTGGCTGCCCTGGCATCCCTAATCGCGTACCTAACAGTGGATAA
- the BNIP2 gene encoding BCL2/adenovirus E1B 19 kDa protein-interacting protein 2 isoform X3: MEGVELKEEWQDEDFPIPLPEDDGMEADILAVTGPESQPEVNGNKVRKKLMAPDISLTLDPSDGSVLSDDLDESGEIDLDGLDTPSENSNEFEWEDDLPKPKTTEIIRKGSITEYTAAEEKEDGRRWRMFRIGEQDHRVDMKAIEPYKKVISHGGYYGDGLNAIVVFAVCFMPESGQPNYRYLMDNLFKYVIGTLELLVAENYMIVYLNGATTRRKMPSLGWLRKCYQQIDRSSKFSQKIRYVFNLAELAELVPMEYVGIPECIKQYEEEKLKKKQKRVDQELNGKQDEPKSEHIAGSSTVLPRTHFRLRCGCPGIPNRVPNSG; the protein is encoded by the exons ATGGAAGGTGTGGAACTTAAAGAAGAATGGCAAGATGAAGATTTTCCAAT ACCTTTACCAGAGGATGATGGTATGGAAGCAGATATTTTAGCTGTAACTGGACCAGAGAGCCAGCCTG AAGTTAATGGAAATAAAGTCAGAAAGAAACTCATGGCTCCAGACATTAGCCTGACCCTGGATCCTAGCGATGGCTCTGTGCTGTCAGATGATTTGGATGAAAGTGGGGAGATTGACTTAGATGGCTTAGACACACCATCGGAGAACAGTAATGAATTTGAGTGGGAAG atGATCTTCCAAAACCCAAAACTACTGAAATTATTAGGAAAGGCTCAATTACTGAATACACAGcagcagaggaaaaagaagatggacGACGCTGGCGTATGTTCAGAATTGGAGAACAGGACCACAGGGTTGATATGAAGGCAATTGAACCCTATAAAAAAGTTATCAGCCATGGAG gataTTATGGGGATGGATTAAATGCCATTGTTGTGTTTGCTGTCTGTTTTATGCCTGAAAGTGGTCAACCTAACTATAGATACCTGATGGACAATCTCTTTAA GTATGTTATTGGCACTTTGGAGCTGTTAGTAGCAGAAAACTACATGATAGTTTATTTAAATGGTGCTACAACTCGAAGAAAAATGCCCAGCCTGGGATGGCTGAGGAAATGCTATCAGCAAATTGATAGAAG cTCAAAATTCAGCCAAAAAATTAGATACGTCTTTAATTTGGCAGAACTAGCGGAACTTGTCCCCATGGAATATGTTGGCATACCAGAATGCATAAAAca GTATgaagaagaaaagttaaaaaagaaacaaaaaag AGTTGATCAAGAGCTTAATGGAAAACAAGATGAACCGAAAAGTGAACA TATTGCAGGGTCTTCAACAGTACTACCCCGAACGCACTTCAGGCTGCGATGTGGCTGCCCTGGCATCCCTAATCGCGTACCTAACAGTGGATAA
- the BNIP2 gene encoding BCL2/adenovirus E1B 19 kDa protein-interacting protein 2 isoform X11 — protein MEGVELKEEWQDEDFPIPLPEDDGMEADILAVTGPESQPEVNGNKVRKKLMAPDISLTLDPSDGSVLSDDLDESGEIDLDGLDTPSENSNEFEWEDDLPKPKTTEIIRKGSITEYTAAEEKEDGRRWRMFRIGEQDHRVDMKAIEPYKKVISHGGYYGDGLNAIVVFAVCFMPESGQPNYRYLMDNLFKYVIGTLELLVAENYMIVYLNGATTRRKMPSLGWLRKCYQQIDRRVDQELNGKQDEPKSEQ, from the exons ATGGAAGGTGTGGAACTTAAAGAAGAATGGCAAGATGAAGATTTTCCAAT ACCTTTACCAGAGGATGATGGTATGGAAGCAGATATTTTAGCTGTAACTGGACCAGAGAGCCAGCCTG AAGTTAATGGAAATAAAGTCAGAAAGAAACTCATGGCTCCAGACATTAGCCTGACCCTGGATCCTAGCGATGGCTCTGTGCTGTCAGATGATTTGGATGAAAGTGGGGAGATTGACTTAGATGGCTTAGACACACCATCGGAGAACAGTAATGAATTTGAGTGGGAAG atGATCTTCCAAAACCCAAAACTACTGAAATTATTAGGAAAGGCTCAATTACTGAATACACAGcagcagaggaaaaagaagatggacGACGCTGGCGTATGTTCAGAATTGGAGAACAGGACCACAGGGTTGATATGAAGGCAATTGAACCCTATAAAAAAGTTATCAGCCATGGAG gataTTATGGGGATGGATTAAATGCCATTGTTGTGTTTGCTGTCTGTTTTATGCCTGAAAGTGGTCAACCTAACTATAGATACCTGATGGACAATCTCTTTAA GTATGTTATTGGCACTTTGGAGCTGTTAGTAGCAGAAAACTACATGATAGTTTATTTAAATGGTGCTACAACTCGAAGAAAAATGCCCAGCCTGGGATGGCTGAGGAAATGCTATCAGCAAATTGATAGAAG AGTTGATCAAGAGCTTAATGGAAAACAAGATGAACCGAAAAGTGAACAGTAA
- the BNIP2 gene encoding BCL2/adenovirus E1B 19 kDa protein-interacting protein 2 isoform X7, with product MAPDISLTLDPSDGSVLSDDLDESGEIDLDGLDTPSENSNEFEWEDDLPKPKTTEIIRKGSITEYTAAEEKEDGRRWRMFRIGEQDHRVDMKAIEPYKKVISHGGYYGDGLNAIVVFAVCFMPESGQPNYRYLMDNLFKYVIGTLELLVAENYMIVYLNGATTRRKMPSLGWLRKCYQQIDRRLRKNLKSLIIVHPSWFIRTLLAVTRPFISSKFSQKIRYVFNLAELAELVPMEYVGIPECIKQYEEEKLKKKQKRVDQELNGKQDEPKSEHIAGSSTVLPRTHFRLRCGCPGIPNRVPNSG from the exons ATGGCTCCAGACATTAGCCTGACCCTGGATCCTAGCGATGGCTCTGTGCTGTCAGATGATTTGGATGAAAGTGGGGAGATTGACTTAGATGGCTTAGACACACCATCGGAGAACAGTAATGAATTTGAGTGGGAAG atGATCTTCCAAAACCCAAAACTACTGAAATTATTAGGAAAGGCTCAATTACTGAATACACAGcagcagaggaaaaagaagatggacGACGCTGGCGTATGTTCAGAATTGGAGAACAGGACCACAGGGTTGATATGAAGGCAATTGAACCCTATAAAAAAGTTATCAGCCATGGAG gataTTATGGGGATGGATTAAATGCCATTGTTGTGTTTGCTGTCTGTTTTATGCCTGAAAGTGGTCAACCTAACTATAGATACCTGATGGACAATCTCTTTAA GTATGTTATTGGCACTTTGGAGCTGTTAGTAGCAGAAAACTACATGATAGTTTATTTAAATGGTGCTACAACTCGAAGAAAAATGCCCAGCCTGGGATGGCTGAGGAAATGCTATCAGCAAATTGATAGAAG gtTACGGAAAAACCTAAAATCACTAATCATTGTACATCCCTCATGGTTTATCAGAACACTTCTAGCTGTTACAAGACCCTTTATTAG cTCAAAATTCAGCCAAAAAATTAGATACGTCTTTAATTTGGCAGAACTAGCGGAACTTGTCCCCATGGAATATGTTGGCATACCAGAATGCATAAAAca GTATgaagaagaaaagttaaaaaagaaacaaaaaag AGTTGATCAAGAGCTTAATGGAAAACAAGATGAACCGAAAAGTGAACA TATTGCAGGGTCTTCAACAGTACTACCCCGAACGCACTTCAGGCTGCGATGTGGCTGCCCTGGCATCCCTAATCGCGTACCTAACAGTGGATAA
- the BNIP2 gene encoding BCL2/adenovirus E1B 19 kDa protein-interacting protein 2 isoform X2, with amino-acid sequence MEGVELKEEWQDEDFPIPLPEDDGMEADILAVTGPESQPEVNGNKVRKKLMAPDISLTLDPSDGSVLSDDLDESGEIDLDGLDTPSENSNEFEWEDDLPKPKTTEIIRKGSITEYTAAEEKEDGRRWRMFRIGEQDHRVDMKAIEPYKKVISHGGYYGDGLNAIVVFAVCFMPESGQPNYRYLMDNLFKYVIGTLELLVAENYMIVYLNGATTRRKMPSLGWLRKCYQQIDRRLRKNLKSLIIVHPSWFIRTLLAVTRPFISSKFSQKIRYVFNLAELAELVPMEYVGIPECIKQVDQELNGKQDEPKSEHIAGSSTVLPRTHFRLRCGCPGIPNRVPNSG; translated from the exons ATGGAAGGTGTGGAACTTAAAGAAGAATGGCAAGATGAAGATTTTCCAAT ACCTTTACCAGAGGATGATGGTATGGAAGCAGATATTTTAGCTGTAACTGGACCAGAGAGCCAGCCTG AAGTTAATGGAAATAAAGTCAGAAAGAAACTCATGGCTCCAGACATTAGCCTGACCCTGGATCCTAGCGATGGCTCTGTGCTGTCAGATGATTTGGATGAAAGTGGGGAGATTGACTTAGATGGCTTAGACACACCATCGGAGAACAGTAATGAATTTGAGTGGGAAG atGATCTTCCAAAACCCAAAACTACTGAAATTATTAGGAAAGGCTCAATTACTGAATACACAGcagcagaggaaaaagaagatggacGACGCTGGCGTATGTTCAGAATTGGAGAACAGGACCACAGGGTTGATATGAAGGCAATTGAACCCTATAAAAAAGTTATCAGCCATGGAG gataTTATGGGGATGGATTAAATGCCATTGTTGTGTTTGCTGTCTGTTTTATGCCTGAAAGTGGTCAACCTAACTATAGATACCTGATGGACAATCTCTTTAA GTATGTTATTGGCACTTTGGAGCTGTTAGTAGCAGAAAACTACATGATAGTTTATTTAAATGGTGCTACAACTCGAAGAAAAATGCCCAGCCTGGGATGGCTGAGGAAATGCTATCAGCAAATTGATAGAAG gtTACGGAAAAACCTAAAATCACTAATCATTGTACATCCCTCATGGTTTATCAGAACACTTCTAGCTGTTACAAGACCCTTTATTAG cTCAAAATTCAGCCAAAAAATTAGATACGTCTTTAATTTGGCAGAACTAGCGGAACTTGTCCCCATGGAATATGTTGGCATACCAGAATGCATAAAAca AGTTGATCAAGAGCTTAATGGAAAACAAGATGAACCGAAAAGTGAACA TATTGCAGGGTCTTCAACAGTACTACCCCGAACGCACTTCAGGCTGCGATGTGGCTGCCCTGGCATCCCTAATCGCGTACCTAACAGTGGATAA
- the BNIP2 gene encoding BCL2/adenovirus E1B 19 kDa protein-interacting protein 2 isoform X5: MEGVELKEEWQDEDFPIPLPEDDGMEADILAVTGPESQPEVNGNKVRKKLMAPDISLTLDPSDGSVLSDDLDESGEIDLDGLDTPSENSNEFEWEDDLPKPKTTEIIRKGSITEYTAAEEKEDGRRWRMFRIGEQDHRVDMKAIEPYKKVISHGGYYGDGLNAIVVFAVCFMPESGQPNYRYLMDNLFKYVIGTLELLVAENYMIVYLNGATTRRKMPSLGWLRKCYQQIDRSSKFSQKIRYVFNLAELAELVPMEYVGIPECIKQVDQELNGKQDEPKSEHIAGSSTVLPRTHFRLRCGCPGIPNRVPNSG; the protein is encoded by the exons ATGGAAGGTGTGGAACTTAAAGAAGAATGGCAAGATGAAGATTTTCCAAT ACCTTTACCAGAGGATGATGGTATGGAAGCAGATATTTTAGCTGTAACTGGACCAGAGAGCCAGCCTG AAGTTAATGGAAATAAAGTCAGAAAGAAACTCATGGCTCCAGACATTAGCCTGACCCTGGATCCTAGCGATGGCTCTGTGCTGTCAGATGATTTGGATGAAAGTGGGGAGATTGACTTAGATGGCTTAGACACACCATCGGAGAACAGTAATGAATTTGAGTGGGAAG atGATCTTCCAAAACCCAAAACTACTGAAATTATTAGGAAAGGCTCAATTACTGAATACACAGcagcagaggaaaaagaagatggacGACGCTGGCGTATGTTCAGAATTGGAGAACAGGACCACAGGGTTGATATGAAGGCAATTGAACCCTATAAAAAAGTTATCAGCCATGGAG gataTTATGGGGATGGATTAAATGCCATTGTTGTGTTTGCTGTCTGTTTTATGCCTGAAAGTGGTCAACCTAACTATAGATACCTGATGGACAATCTCTTTAA GTATGTTATTGGCACTTTGGAGCTGTTAGTAGCAGAAAACTACATGATAGTTTATTTAAATGGTGCTACAACTCGAAGAAAAATGCCCAGCCTGGGATGGCTGAGGAAATGCTATCAGCAAATTGATAGAAG cTCAAAATTCAGCCAAAAAATTAGATACGTCTTTAATTTGGCAGAACTAGCGGAACTTGTCCCCATGGAATATGTTGGCATACCAGAATGCATAAAAca AGTTGATCAAGAGCTTAATGGAAAACAAGATGAACCGAAAAGTGAACA TATTGCAGGGTCTTCAACAGTACTACCCCGAACGCACTTCAGGCTGCGATGTGGCTGCCCTGGCATCCCTAATCGCGTACCTAACAGTGGATAA
- the BNIP2 gene encoding BCL2/adenovirus E1B 19 kDa protein-interacting protein 2 isoform X1: MEGVELKEEWQDEDFPIPLPEDDGMEADILAVTGPESQPEVNGNKVRKKLMAPDISLTLDPSDGSVLSDDLDESGEIDLDGLDTPSENSNEFEWEDDLPKPKTTEIIRKGSITEYTAAEEKEDGRRWRMFRIGEQDHRVDMKAIEPYKKVISHGGYYGDGLNAIVVFAVCFMPESGQPNYRYLMDNLFKYVIGTLELLVAENYMIVYLNGATTRRKMPSLGWLRKCYQQIDRRLRKNLKSLIIVHPSWFIRTLLAVTRPFISSKFSQKIRYVFNLAELAELVPMEYVGIPECIKQYEEEKLKKKQKRVDQELNGKQDEPKSEHIAGSSTVLPRTHFRLRCGCPGIPNRVPNSG; this comes from the exons ATGGAAGGTGTGGAACTTAAAGAAGAATGGCAAGATGAAGATTTTCCAAT ACCTTTACCAGAGGATGATGGTATGGAAGCAGATATTTTAGCTGTAACTGGACCAGAGAGCCAGCCTG AAGTTAATGGAAATAAAGTCAGAAAGAAACTCATGGCTCCAGACATTAGCCTGACCCTGGATCCTAGCGATGGCTCTGTGCTGTCAGATGATTTGGATGAAAGTGGGGAGATTGACTTAGATGGCTTAGACACACCATCGGAGAACAGTAATGAATTTGAGTGGGAAG atGATCTTCCAAAACCCAAAACTACTGAAATTATTAGGAAAGGCTCAATTACTGAATACACAGcagcagaggaaaaagaagatggacGACGCTGGCGTATGTTCAGAATTGGAGAACAGGACCACAGGGTTGATATGAAGGCAATTGAACCCTATAAAAAAGTTATCAGCCATGGAG gataTTATGGGGATGGATTAAATGCCATTGTTGTGTTTGCTGTCTGTTTTATGCCTGAAAGTGGTCAACCTAACTATAGATACCTGATGGACAATCTCTTTAA GTATGTTATTGGCACTTTGGAGCTGTTAGTAGCAGAAAACTACATGATAGTTTATTTAAATGGTGCTACAACTCGAAGAAAAATGCCCAGCCTGGGATGGCTGAGGAAATGCTATCAGCAAATTGATAGAAG gtTACGGAAAAACCTAAAATCACTAATCATTGTACATCCCTCATGGTTTATCAGAACACTTCTAGCTGTTACAAGACCCTTTATTAG cTCAAAATTCAGCCAAAAAATTAGATACGTCTTTAATTTGGCAGAACTAGCGGAACTTGTCCCCATGGAATATGTTGGCATACCAGAATGCATAAAAca GTATgaagaagaaaagttaaaaaagaaacaaaaaag AGTTGATCAAGAGCTTAATGGAAAACAAGATGAACCGAAAAGTGAACA TATTGCAGGGTCTTCAACAGTACTACCCCGAACGCACTTCAGGCTGCGATGTGGCTGCCCTGGCATCCCTAATCGCGTACCTAACAGTGGATAA
- the BNIP2 gene encoding BCL2/adenovirus E1B 19 kDa protein-interacting protein 2 isoform X6 → MEGVELKEEWQDEDFPIPLPEDDGMEADILAVTGPESQPEVNGNKVRKKLMAPDISLTLDPSDGSVLSDDLDESGEIDLDGLDTPSENSNEFEWEDDLPKPKTTEIIRKGSITEYTAAEEKEDGRRWRMFRIGEQDHRVDMKAIEPYKKVISHGGYYGDGLNAIVVFAVCFMPESGQPNYRYLMDNLFKYVIGTLELLVAENYMIVYLNGATTRRKMPSLGWLRKCYQQIDRRLRKNLKSLIIVHPSWFIRTLLAVTRPFISSKFSQKIRYVFNLAELAELVPMEYVGIPECIKQVDQELNGKQDEPKSEQ, encoded by the exons ATGGAAGGTGTGGAACTTAAAGAAGAATGGCAAGATGAAGATTTTCCAAT ACCTTTACCAGAGGATGATGGTATGGAAGCAGATATTTTAGCTGTAACTGGACCAGAGAGCCAGCCTG AAGTTAATGGAAATAAAGTCAGAAAGAAACTCATGGCTCCAGACATTAGCCTGACCCTGGATCCTAGCGATGGCTCTGTGCTGTCAGATGATTTGGATGAAAGTGGGGAGATTGACTTAGATGGCTTAGACACACCATCGGAGAACAGTAATGAATTTGAGTGGGAAG atGATCTTCCAAAACCCAAAACTACTGAAATTATTAGGAAAGGCTCAATTACTGAATACACAGcagcagaggaaaaagaagatggacGACGCTGGCGTATGTTCAGAATTGGAGAACAGGACCACAGGGTTGATATGAAGGCAATTGAACCCTATAAAAAAGTTATCAGCCATGGAG gataTTATGGGGATGGATTAAATGCCATTGTTGTGTTTGCTGTCTGTTTTATGCCTGAAAGTGGTCAACCTAACTATAGATACCTGATGGACAATCTCTTTAA GTATGTTATTGGCACTTTGGAGCTGTTAGTAGCAGAAAACTACATGATAGTTTATTTAAATGGTGCTACAACTCGAAGAAAAATGCCCAGCCTGGGATGGCTGAGGAAATGCTATCAGCAAATTGATAGAAG gtTACGGAAAAACCTAAAATCACTAATCATTGTACATCCCTCATGGTTTATCAGAACACTTCTAGCTGTTACAAGACCCTTTATTAG cTCAAAATTCAGCCAAAAAATTAGATACGTCTTTAATTTGGCAGAACTAGCGGAACTTGTCCCCATGGAATATGTTGGCATACCAGAATGCATAAAAca AGTTGATCAAGAGCTTAATGGAAAACAAGATGAACCGAAAAGTGAACAGTAA
- the BNIP2 gene encoding BCL2/adenovirus E1B 19 kDa protein-interacting protein 2 isoform X10 produces MAPDISLTLDPSDGSVLSDDLDESGEIDLDGLDTPSENSNEFEWEDDLPKPKTTEIIRKGSITEYTAAEEKEDGRRWRMFRIGEQDHRVDMKAIEPYKKVISHGGYYGDGLNAIVVFAVCFMPESGQPNYRYLMDNLFKYVIGTLELLVAENYMIVYLNGATTRRKMPSLGWLRKCYQQIDRSSKFSQKIRYVFNLAELAELVPMEYVGIPECIKQYEEEKLKKKQKRVDQELNGKQDEPKSEHIAGSSTVLPRTHFRLRCGCPGIPNRVPNSG; encoded by the exons ATGGCTCCAGACATTAGCCTGACCCTGGATCCTAGCGATGGCTCTGTGCTGTCAGATGATTTGGATGAAAGTGGGGAGATTGACTTAGATGGCTTAGACACACCATCGGAGAACAGTAATGAATTTGAGTGGGAAG atGATCTTCCAAAACCCAAAACTACTGAAATTATTAGGAAAGGCTCAATTACTGAATACACAGcagcagaggaaaaagaagatggacGACGCTGGCGTATGTTCAGAATTGGAGAACAGGACCACAGGGTTGATATGAAGGCAATTGAACCCTATAAAAAAGTTATCAGCCATGGAG gataTTATGGGGATGGATTAAATGCCATTGTTGTGTTTGCTGTCTGTTTTATGCCTGAAAGTGGTCAACCTAACTATAGATACCTGATGGACAATCTCTTTAA GTATGTTATTGGCACTTTGGAGCTGTTAGTAGCAGAAAACTACATGATAGTTTATTTAAATGGTGCTACAACTCGAAGAAAAATGCCCAGCCTGGGATGGCTGAGGAAATGCTATCAGCAAATTGATAGAAG cTCAAAATTCAGCCAAAAAATTAGATACGTCTTTAATTTGGCAGAACTAGCGGAACTTGTCCCCATGGAATATGTTGGCATACCAGAATGCATAAAAca GTATgaagaagaaaagttaaaaaagaaacaaaaaag AGTTGATCAAGAGCTTAATGGAAAACAAGATGAACCGAAAAGTGAACA TATTGCAGGGTCTTCAACAGTACTACCCCGAACGCACTTCAGGCTGCGATGTGGCTGCCCTGGCATCCCTAATCGCGTACCTAACAGTGGATAA
- the BNIP2 gene encoding BCL2/adenovirus E1B 19 kDa protein-interacting protein 2 isoform X4: MEGVELKEEWQDEDFPIPLPEDDGMEADILAVTGPESQPEVNGNKVRKKLMAPDISLTLDPSDGSVLSDDLDESGEIDLDGLDTPSENSNEFEWEDDLPKPKTTEIIRKGSITEYTAAEEKEDGRRWRMFRIGEQDHRVDMKAIEPYKKVISHGGYYGDGLNAIVVFAVCFMPESGQPNYRYLMDNLFKYVIGTLELLVAENYMIVYLNGATTRRKMPSLGWLRKCYQQIDRRLRKNLKSLIIVHPSWFIRTLLAVTRPFISSKFSQKIRYVFNLAELAELVPMEYVGIPECIKQYEEEKLKKKQKRVDQELNGKQDEPKSEQ; encoded by the exons ATGGAAGGTGTGGAACTTAAAGAAGAATGGCAAGATGAAGATTTTCCAAT ACCTTTACCAGAGGATGATGGTATGGAAGCAGATATTTTAGCTGTAACTGGACCAGAGAGCCAGCCTG AAGTTAATGGAAATAAAGTCAGAAAGAAACTCATGGCTCCAGACATTAGCCTGACCCTGGATCCTAGCGATGGCTCTGTGCTGTCAGATGATTTGGATGAAAGTGGGGAGATTGACTTAGATGGCTTAGACACACCATCGGAGAACAGTAATGAATTTGAGTGGGAAG atGATCTTCCAAAACCCAAAACTACTGAAATTATTAGGAAAGGCTCAATTACTGAATACACAGcagcagaggaaaaagaagatggacGACGCTGGCGTATGTTCAGAATTGGAGAACAGGACCACAGGGTTGATATGAAGGCAATTGAACCCTATAAAAAAGTTATCAGCCATGGAG gataTTATGGGGATGGATTAAATGCCATTGTTGTGTTTGCTGTCTGTTTTATGCCTGAAAGTGGTCAACCTAACTATAGATACCTGATGGACAATCTCTTTAA GTATGTTATTGGCACTTTGGAGCTGTTAGTAGCAGAAAACTACATGATAGTTTATTTAAATGGTGCTACAACTCGAAGAAAAATGCCCAGCCTGGGATGGCTGAGGAAATGCTATCAGCAAATTGATAGAAG gtTACGGAAAAACCTAAAATCACTAATCATTGTACATCCCTCATGGTTTATCAGAACACTTCTAGCTGTTACAAGACCCTTTATTAG cTCAAAATTCAGCCAAAAAATTAGATACGTCTTTAATTTGGCAGAACTAGCGGAACTTGTCCCCATGGAATATGTTGGCATACCAGAATGCATAAAAca GTATgaagaagaaaagttaaaaaagaaacaaaaaag AGTTGATCAAGAGCTTAATGGAAAACAAGATGAACCGAAAAGTGAACAGTAA
- the BNIP2 gene encoding BCL2/adenovirus E1B 19 kDa protein-interacting protein 2 isoform X8: protein MNLSGKSFPGRIFSVNSFILETKQLTCRRFPLSPSFDDLPKPKTTEIIRKGSITEYTAAEEKEDGRRWRMFRIGEQDHRVDMKAIEPYKKVISHGGYYGDGLNAIVVFAVCFMPESGQPNYRYLMDNLFKYVIGTLELLVAENYMIVYLNGATTRRKMPSLGWLRKCYQQIDRRLRKNLKSLIIVHPSWFIRTLLAVTRPFISSKFSQKIRYVFNLAELAELVPMEYVGIPECIKQYEEEKLKKKQKRVDQELNGKQDEPKSEHIAGSSTVLPRTHFRLRCGCPGIPNRVPNSG from the exons ATGAATTTGAGTGGGAAG TCATTTCCTGGAAGGATATTTTCCGTTAACAGCTTTATCTTGGAAACAAAACAACTAACATGCCGTAGGTTCCCCCTTTCCCCATCTTTTG atGATCTTCCAAAACCCAAAACTACTGAAATTATTAGGAAAGGCTCAATTACTGAATACACAGcagcagaggaaaaagaagatggacGACGCTGGCGTATGTTCAGAATTGGAGAACAGGACCACAGGGTTGATATGAAGGCAATTGAACCCTATAAAAAAGTTATCAGCCATGGAG gataTTATGGGGATGGATTAAATGCCATTGTTGTGTTTGCTGTCTGTTTTATGCCTGAAAGTGGTCAACCTAACTATAGATACCTGATGGACAATCTCTTTAA GTATGTTATTGGCACTTTGGAGCTGTTAGTAGCAGAAAACTACATGATAGTTTATTTAAATGGTGCTACAACTCGAAGAAAAATGCCCAGCCTGGGATGGCTGAGGAAATGCTATCAGCAAATTGATAGAAG gtTACGGAAAAACCTAAAATCACTAATCATTGTACATCCCTCATGGTTTATCAGAACACTTCTAGCTGTTACAAGACCCTTTATTAG cTCAAAATTCAGCCAAAAAATTAGATACGTCTTTAATTTGGCAGAACTAGCGGAACTTGTCCCCATGGAATATGTTGGCATACCAGAATGCATAAAAca GTATgaagaagaaaagttaaaaaagaaacaaaaaag AGTTGATCAAGAGCTTAATGGAAAACAAGATGAACCGAAAAGTGAACA TATTGCAGGGTCTTCAACAGTACTACCCCGAACGCACTTCAGGCTGCGATGTGGCTGCCCTGGCATCCCTAATCGCGTACCTAACAGTGGATAA